From Arthrobacter sp. FW306-2-2C-D06B, a single genomic window includes:
- a CDS encoding permease — MPAVDKREQPEGERGSPSRAFTSKSAAGLIVGLALVALFAVVRVLAPSTPEAFALPNAARDFATLSISVVIESLPFVFLGIVLSIAVQVWLPEGLLLRRLPRSPALRRLVLSLLGMLLPVCECGNVPLARGLVVNGLTVAESMTFLFAAPILNPVTIVTTAQAFGWDNGILASRVLGGFFIANLVGWIYSRHPRPAELLTARFQETCSVADHHAGPAGRIRRSVQMFSQETRAMMPALFVGAGMAGLIQVAVSREVLVALGSNPVWSVLALMLLAFVVAICSNVDAFFILSFGATFMPGGIVAFLVFGPMIDVKMLALMRTTFTAKTLLQLSLLVALCAAVLGLAVNYGH, encoded by the coding sequence CTGCCTGCGGTCGACAAACGCGAACAGCCGGAAGGCGAGCGCGGAAGCCCGTCCCGTGCTTTCACGTCGAAGTCTGCCGCCGGTCTCATCGTCGGCCTAGCCCTTGTTGCACTGTTCGCAGTTGTGCGGGTGCTGGCACCCTCCACGCCGGAGGCGTTTGCGCTTCCCAACGCCGCCCGCGACTTTGCCACGCTGTCGATCAGCGTTGTCATCGAGTCCCTGCCGTTCGTTTTCCTCGGGATTGTTCTCTCGATCGCCGTCCAGGTCTGGCTGCCCGAGGGCCTGCTGCTCCGCCGCCTGCCCCGGAGCCCGGCGTTGCGGAGGCTGGTCCTCTCGCTCCTGGGAATGCTGCTGCCTGTTTGCGAGTGCGGCAATGTTCCGCTGGCGCGTGGTCTGGTGGTCAACGGCCTCACGGTTGCGGAATCGATGACCTTCCTGTTCGCGGCACCCATCCTGAACCCCGTCACCATCGTCACCACCGCGCAGGCGTTTGGGTGGGACAACGGCATCCTGGCCTCCCGCGTCCTGGGCGGTTTCTTCATCGCCAACCTTGTCGGCTGGATCTACAGCCGGCATCCGCGGCCCGCGGAGCTGCTGACCGCCCGGTTCCAGGAAACCTGTTCGGTGGCAGACCACCACGCCGGCCCTGCCGGGAGGATCAGGCGCAGCGTGCAGATGTTCTCGCAGGAGACGCGCGCAATGATGCCCGCCCTCTTTGTTGGTGCGGGCATGGCGGGGCTGATCCAGGTTGCCGTTTCCCGGGAAGTGCTGGTGGCCTTGGGCAGCAACCCGGTGTGGTCTGTCCTGGCGTTGATGTTGCTGGCCTTCGTCGTGGCGATCTGCTCAAACGTGGATGCCTTCTTTATCCTGTCGTTCGGAGCAACCTTCATGCCGGGAGGCATCGTGGCTTTCCTCGTCTTCGGGCCCATGATCGACGTGAAAATGCTCGCCCTGATGCGCACCACGTTCACTGCGAAGACCCTCCTTCAGCTCAGCTTGCTAGTGGCGCTTTGCGCCGCGGTCCTCGGATTGGCGGTCAACTATGGTCATTAG